The region TAGAACATTTTACGGCATGTATGCTACAACTAGTTTTCATATACATACAATCCAAATAATAAACTGAAAGTTCCTTACAGCTAATTCAAATAAATATTAAATTTTTATAAGTTCAAAGCTAAAGAAAATAGAATCCACACTATTGCAAACCGATGGAGTCTTCATTTCCATTTCCATGGAACACCATTTTTCTAGGGAATCTCCACGGAACTTATAGATGGTACATAACACATCATTAACTTGATTACAACGTCAATAACTATGCCCATGTTGAGTACCATATCAATGGAACTTTCTTCAAACATAGGTGGTGCATACTGTGTGCTGGTGTCGTTGAGAAAATAGAGTTCAGGTTCATAAAGTTTGTAGTTATAAATAGCGTTGCATGTACTCGTCCATCCTGGTGTACTGAACCTCTGGGTAGAGTAGAGAAGCCTCTTCTTCCCCATCATCTCTGATGTCAAAGTTTGTCAAGCAACCCTCATAAAAAATGTGATAGTAATGCCCTATCCCCACCTGATTAGCAAGGTCTGTACCTGCATGCGAGTAGAATATGTAGTAGGTATGGCAATTGGGGTGAAACTAGATTTTGCAAGGTTCTAAAAGAGGTCTTAAATAACATATCTTTTCCCAACCTTAAGTAAAAGTTATGGATACACACAACACAACAACAAAAGAATTCTTATGGTGGAGGAATCATATTTCTCACATTTATCTAATTTGTATTTAATTATAATTTATGATCATGTACATGACTTGATATATTATCTAATGCATGGCTATGGTATTTTAGTTTTAAAGATCTTTGATCGCTATGTTCTATATGAATTTAAAAGTGTGTTCGTGACCAATCTAAGTATAATTAGAAAATTCATTTTGCAATATAAATAGTTTTCATACCAATTAATTGCTTCCAAATAGAAGtatttaataataataaaaatatgaTAATGTTTACTATTTCTCGTGGAGAAAATCATGCACTTAATTCTATATTTCCACTTCCATAAGAGAGTCGTCTAGAATGGCGAGGATGACTTGCGCATCCTCATAAATGATAATCGGAATAAATAATATATCTAATTTAATTAGTTATTCTTTAATGTTATCAAAAATAAAACTATTAGAAATCATTAGTTATTCTTAAATGATTTCATGTGTCAAAAATAGAAACTATTAGAGATCATGTGAACAAGGTATGCCTACTTTGTGTAAAAGAAAAGAATAGTTAAGGCGATTATCTTAGTGAAGTGATAATTCCTTGGCTAGATGAAGTCATGCTTCTCTCTCTCCCAATTTATGGGAGAAGATGGACATAATTATGTTGTACACATGTCCTAAGATACTCCCCAGAAGCAAAAACGGTTATATACAAtgaaaatatattttcacacaattAATCCATTGCCCTTGTAAggagatggcatgacaaaatggtAATATTTTCCAAGAAATTCCACGTCGCCCTTTCACCATTTTTGTACTAATAAGCTGAGATTTCAAATATTGTATACTCAACAAATAAATGATTTTTTCTTACCTTTCATTGATGCCAAGAATTCATCACTCGGAATGGGAATTTTCTTAAGAACCTTTTCTGAGAGCTTTTCCCATTTAGCAATCAACTCATTTTGACTAAGGATGTTTTCCTGTGGCCGTAGGTATATTGTCTTGTTCAAGGCCCGTGGATCATCAACGCACTTGATTGTGTATGCTGCAATGTCATCTTCGTCCACGAATATCGCTGCATAGTATGATATAACAATGCACAATCAAAAGTGGAAATCCAAAGGGAGTCAAATACACTCAAAAGTAGGAGTCTTAAGAACTAGGAGAAATTAAATAGTACAAGTAATATTTGTTGATGGTACCTTTGACGTTGCCATCTCCATAGACGTGAACCTTCTCCTTGGGTGGAAGAAGGGTACGCATTTGACATAGGTTAGGAACAAAGTAAGCAGCAAAGCAGTTAGCAGAAATGTAGGTGTGGGGAATGTTTCCTTCTTCTATCGCCCTTCTTATCTCCATCTTCTCATCAAAGGTGATCCTTCCTGGTTCAAGGGCATGCCCCATCCTTGCTGGGTCCATGCCGAATTCAGATGGTAGGAAACGCTGCATGTAAAATTGTATGTTCATTATGAATGGATGTGAGGTCATAGTTAATGATGCCTCTATCAATTTAAAAAAAAGAAGGACCACCACATTTCATGTTCttaataaacacacacacacacacgcgcgcgcgtgcgcacatgcatgcacgcacacacacacgcacgcacacacacacacacacacacacacacacacacacaatacacacacacgcacacaaaacGTGGTTTTTTAGCAAAAAAAAAATGTCACGCTGATTAGGCGGTCTTAAGGTGTTATGGCTTGTTGCTTGGGCACCGCTAAAATAGGGAGTTTCAAGAAGGGCTTGTTTTGTTACCTGCATCAGTTCCCTAGCCAAGCTCACTCGACTCGAtgaatttttttaagtgctaataaTTTGTTCGCATCTCCTATTTCCAGCCCTCCCTTTTATAGGGGAAAATAGTGGTCTTCATTCATTAATACTCATGGGGCGACCACTATACAACGACAAAGCGCCACAAACTAAATTATAAGCATTTACATTATGCTAATATGGCCCGCACACAACCGCCTCGGCACCTCTAGCCAAGACCTTGACAAATCCCGCATCAACATTGAACTTGAACTTCAGGAAACCTTCCGGAGACTAAATGGTACATAAAGGACACCCTCCCGAGAGTTGTTCTCAGTAATGGGCCCGTCTGTGTATGCTCCTTGAGTTCGCGGTAAATGGAAGGTTTTTGAAGGCTTTTGGGTCGTCTTTCCTCCATAGGTTTAACTGATATTTTCTTCGGTTTTTCCTTTtagttttattccaattatttcttcaATTTTTAAAATccatatttaaaaaaatcatggacACTTTTAATATTGGTGAATATTTCtaatttttttgaacattttgaaGTCCATTAACATTTTTGAAGACCATGATTTTTAAATTCGTGAACATATTTTATattaccaaatatttttaaattcatgaaaattttctattttttcgtAAATATTTTTCGACTTCATGAACATTTGTCAAATCGCAAGCATTTAAAGAAAATTGTGAACCTTTTGAAGGCAGTGAGGGTTGATGAGTCGAAATTTCCTAGGGGCAAAATAGGGCGATAAGTTTCACACACGCGGCTCTAGCATCCCGCTCAAGGATAGGCCCAGATAAGCTGAGCGGCAAGTTTCCTCCCGTTGTTGGTAAGCTTCCAAAACATAGAATCTAGTCTGggtgattttttttcattttctttgtgcTTATGCAGATTTTCTCatgttttcctttattttctccttTTACCTAGTTTAATTAAACATAAATATTTTTTACAAAATACATGAACATTTAAAAAATTGGTGGAACATATTTTCATATTTGTGTTAGTTTTATAAAATTCAATCATTTATTAAAATTCGTGATTTCTTTCCAACCCATTAAGTTTACAATAAATTACGATGATTTCTTTTTAAATATTAAAAAATATATAAATTCGTTAAATAAATTgaaaacattttcctgagttgaccAATATATTTTTAAATTTGTATTTTTTAAAAAACCTATCAACAATTATTGAGGTCACCAACATCATGGAAAGACAAGCGAAAAAAGCTAACCAGAGACAGGGGAGCGAGGGAACAACCGGAGGCGAATACTGGGTGGCCCATGTCACGGTTGCAATGTTCTTTTTTCGAGATCGTGATTTGTTTTTCAAAAGTGATGAACTATTCCAAattcataatttttttaaaatttgtgaactttttggaAATCTGAAaagttttcaaattcatgaacttattTTATCAAAATCGAAGAACCTTTTTCAAATCCGTGTTTTTAAAAAAATCGGATGAACTTTTTTtttatcaaaatcgatgaactaaACTGTTTGCAAATCAGTATTTTATTTTgaaaattcggtgaacttttttcaaattaatGATTGTTTTAAATGTTTTCCTTATTTTGTAAACTTTTTTGAGATCCATGATTTTTTAAAAATTGATTAACTTCTCTAAAATTCGTGAATTCTTCTtcaagttttttttttctttttacaaatATTTTTTTACTGGGACTGAGCCATGGGCCAATGGTGCTGTTTTTGGATATAACACGCCAATGGTTATTTAGCCAAGTTGGTGGACGCTGGAATGCAGGTTTGAATCGTACATCATGAAGAATAACATGGGGAAGTTTTTTTTTTCTTCCTGTTTGTTTCTTTTTGAGCATGCACTGGTTGCGAGCAAGCTGGGCTGGCCAACTACCGCTCACCGTCGAGCGCCGACTAGCCTAAGCGACGCTTAGCGCACCGAAAAGGAGCTCTCCTCCTCCGTGGCATATATTATGCGCTTTTGATGAAATGGCACTGAAATGCATAGGGTAGAGTGAGCGAGCAACCTAAATGGACCATTTTGGAACATTCTTAGCTTCTTTACAGGTTTAggtccatttttttcttttttctttttcttattatcTACTGTTTCTTTTAAcaggttttatttttattttttcatgttcctttttttgtgattttttttgctttttcaaATAGTGTTTCCTAATGATTGGAAATTTTGGAAAAAGTTTGTTTTCTTAAAtcgcaaattcaaaaaaaattcccattcCCAAGAATAGCTGGCAATTTCTAAAAATGTTTGTTCATCATTTTTTTAAAACATTCTCTTTTTCAAAAATCTTTGGAAATTCAAATAATGATTGTGTTTTCAAGTTATGTTCAGTATTTTAGAACAGTTCATGTTGTGAACAATTGTTCTTAAATTTAAAAATGCTTCAATTTTCGTAATTAAAATATTATGATCGAATTTAAAAAAACAGATTTCAGAAATCTTCACATTCTCAACTCTGTTTCAAAAATTCAATGAATGTTTGGATTTGAAAAATTGGTTTTCCCTATAAATGTTCAGAAAATTCAAAATTGTAGGGATGCTCTGTGCTTCTAGGCGACATTTTGATGGACAGAGTGTCACAAAGAAGGTAGGGATTCTTTGTGCTTCTGGGCGACATTGGGATGCACAAAGTGTCACAAAGGAGCTCCTCCGGCACATTGTACTGGAGGAAATGCGCATAGTAGCGAGGTACTAGGCACTTCAACACTCCGACACTGGAGCAATTATATGTCTCTTTTCCCCGTTTTCTCTAAGAAGGAGGATGCACAATTTAGTTACATATTTGAAGAACGCGTAGTTACAAGATTCTAAAGATTGTCCACGTATGTTATGAAAATATAACAGAGTTTTAAGtgaaatgttcacaatttttttagaaaacacaaattataaaaaatatcatTGGTATTATAAATGTTATCTTGTTTTCTGTTTTCATGTATTTTAATGATGTTCTTGAAATTAGAAAGTTTACTACTTATAAAAAGTCCGTTTATTTTCATAAATTTTCTTGTATTTAAAAATTATTCAAGAATTCTTAATAATGTTGTTGTATCCTCAGAAATATTCACGGATTCTAAaatggaaaagaaaatgaaaaggaaaaaagaaataagTTAAAACATtatgaaaaatgaaaataaaaatcaAATGGTAAAAAATAAACCTAGAGAAAACCAGATGGACatggaattaaattaaataaaggaaggaaaaagaaaaatagaaaccgAAGGACCACTCAACGGAAATTTATTGGGAAGATTGGAGGAAAAAAGGGGGGGAAAGGAAAGAAAACCAGTGAAAACAAACAACAGAAAAGTGAAGATTTCGTGTGGTGGTGAAGCTATTCAATGCTGCTAGGTAAAGTACTTGTGCATATCCCTGCAAAGAAAATACTTGTGCATATTTTGTTGTCGACTATTTTTTGGAAAAAGAGACATCCTAACTAACATGAGCTGTTAATCATATGAGTTGAACAATTTCTGCAAAAGGTAACACGTCCATACTTGGAGTacaactccctccgtcccatattagTTGTGTTGAAATGGATGTGTTTTAGTGCTTCATGCATCCGTTTGAGCTAAAAATAATATGGAACGATGGGAGTATTATCTACTTCATTCTTTCCAAAATATAAGGCATGCTACTTTTTTGAACAGTTAGACATCTTTATATTGGACCAAGTTTATGGGGATTTTTTTTCAGTATCTAGAATGCCAAATGAATACAATATGGAATACATTCCGTGGTGGATCTAATGGACTACTTTGGCAATGTTGGTATGGAACTTTTTTCTCTGAAACTTGGTTAAATATAGAAAGTTGAACTTAAAAAAATACACCTTAGAACGAGAGATTCCTAGGTTGACTGAGAGGCTATTGTTCAACACTATTACAGTACCGCTTTCCCCTCTCTGTTGGCCACTGCTTCATATCCTCCACGCCTTCAAATTTTGATGTGTTTCTACATGGTATAGTCTCGAACAAAGTTTGAATAATACCCCTCCGTTGGGATACATAGGACATATTTTGGCTGGTTAATAAAAGAATTGACAAATAACTATATTTGTATGCGGTTTATGAGATACAAAATCATGGTACTAAGTATAATTAATGCTATAAATGAAATGGCATAGAAGAAGGGAACCTAGTTCTTATATCTTTTTTTTCTTTACGAATGAAGCTCCAATAATGCACCAGCGAAAAAGGGAACAGTGAGATCTAGCGTTGCTGTTGCTGTGTGCAACTTCCGTGACCCACGTCAATTCAACAGTTACGACCAATAATAGAGAAGATGATATTTTACCAGAAAGTAGCCAAGCAAAGGCTTTCATTTTACTGGAGGTTGGTGCACGTTATTTTGTCAAGATATTTTTCGACAAGGGGAATATTTTGTCAAGATCTACAAACAGTAATTCAGCAAAGAGCTCTGCAGTGGCCCTGGCGACTGAACTCACTGTTCTAACTTTGTGGCAATGAAACTATGGAAATCTGCCACACACAAGAATATGCTGGCGTCCATTTGTAAAGACAGATCAAAACATACTTTGTGCATTCTCTTTCTATGTATCTAAGAAAAAACCGGAGAACATTGGAGCAGATGAATAGCGGACGGAATATCCTCCAAAATGCACAAAAAAAAAACAGTTTTAGTGAGTATCGAACATATATTCTTGTGCATGTTATAAAAAAGGAATTTTGAAATTGCTACTTCTAATTTTCTACAGGTTGTTCATATGCACATGGTTAAAGTTTGTGTTGCACAAAAAGCTGCCAGAAACTTGTCGTCTAAATAGAAATGTAATTTTCCAGTTGAGCCGATATTTTTTGTTGGATAGAGACAATGGTTGAAGATCGTCAACTAACTAATAGTAATAAACTTCATACTTTCCTAAAAAAAAAGGTGCATACAAACTTTTTTCTGAGAGAAAAAGTTCACACAAACTTATATGTAGTTGCATATAAACTCACATATTAATTCAGCTGGGCGAGTTAACCTACCTTGACATTTCCGGCTTCCTTGATGGCCTCCAGCAGCTTGAGCTGCAGGTGGAGGTTGTGGCTACGGAAGTGAACCCCGGACATGGCCGAGACCACCACGTCCACCTGCttcacggcggcgacgaggcccgGTTGGTCGTCGAGCGACGCCTCCAGGAGCCGCGCTCCCTGCGCCTTGAACGACAGCAGCATCTGGAGCTTGTCGATGTCGAGGCCAATCTCCGGCCTCATCAACAAATAGGTCTTGTGGCCCTGAGCTAAGCTCGCCTTCACGATCCTCCTGCCGATGTAGCCAGTGCCTCCAACGACAAGAACCCTGCTCTTCTCCATGCCTCACAAAGAAGAAGATAGATGCAAATCGCTGCTTGCCGGATGCCACTTTCCACCGATGCCTGGTGTGGTGTGTTGACCTGGTTGGGACCTTCACAAGATATGGTAGGTTGGTTACATTACGTGTACGGCCCTAGCTGATATTGTGCATCACTCTATCAGTACCATCATGGTGGTTGATTTTGAGGCCGCATTGATGAGCTGTCGTTTATTTGATGTACTCCTACCTACTTTTATTATAAGCACATGTGATTTATGGCTTGTAAACTTGTGAGCTCAGCTGATACAGTTCACGCATGTTACAAAGTTCCATCCGCGATTGTACTCGACTTAAACTTACCGTTGAAAATCTCAAAAGGTAACATAAGGCATCTCCAACTGCGTGCCCTAAATCAGACACACTAAACGTCTGCGGACACGGATAAAGGAGCCGGCCACAGAAAAGACCAAACATCCTCCCATATTTCAAACAGAGATTGAACAAAaatgatgaaatccatgcaaaccTGAGGAAATTGAACCAAGTTCATATATCACATTCAAACCAGGCGATATTTGGCAAGTTCAACTAAAATTTAAAAAACCAAATGAAACTACGCGAGATACAAGACGGTGACGGCTTTATCTGCTCCATCATACGCGTGGCCTCCATGGCCGGCGCTCCTTCATCGTTGTGGCGGTTTTCCCAACGATATTAGGGCGCATAGGGACTACAACAATCCTAATTGACCGCCACCTAGCTCTCCCGTTGTAGCCGATCAGCTTCCTCTGCCACCTGGCACATGGCTGCGTCAGCCGTTGACGCCGACCCAGGCCTTGCCTTTGCCAACGACGAGGGCGGCAATGTGCAGAGACTCGTCCACCACAATCTTGACGAGATGGTCGCTGAGGCGGCACCAGCACCGCTCGGACGTCTCCGCGGTGGTACTCGACCAGTCCTCATGCCAGGCCCATGTGAGgtccactggtggaaaaagggtcaaatgtgaagcacattagtgccggtttgattttgagccggcactaatgtgtctgttAGTGtcagttccaacggctagccggcagctcttattagtaccggttcgtggcgaaccttccacaaaccggtactaaagtgagtagtgccaggatgttgtcagtctggggcccctccagtacctttagtaccggtttgtgttacaaaccggtactaaaggtcatcctacataaacccttcgcccacccgagctcgctctgttcttccctttcccctctcctcctctgttcttcccctcttcctcgagctcatcacaaattttgcccaaaatttgtcaagatttgaaggcccccatccattcaaatgatcacaaaggttagcaactttgtcctttcatctcttattgctagattagctcttgcaatgctttgtatagtgattaatttgtgagtttagtaatttggaaggaattatatgtgctagtatttgatttatatgcattttgaggtcaaaaataacacttagtttgcatatgtaggtgtggtttacttagtgccttctaaatctccgtcgtaaccaccgtcgatcgcccgcaccgtcccgtcgtcagcaccaccttgtggtgaggctcttgttcatgagtgttttacattaccaaattgatgttggtgtgatttggatatatagttactcgtataattatcttacccgtacgttgtttgttatacatagtgccatggttttgatatctgtccccgtcggccctcgtccttgttatgatccggatgtggtatattctcttttaaaactagttattgcatttcgtgtttatgacaaattatgcccatcaagttgacatggatttttttatctaggaggtatgtgaaccggaaattccaaccgaccctattgtcgagaggttaaatttagttgaaagagaaaacgagtatttgaaagaaaaattgaaaagaattgagggggagaagatggaattggagttgcatgttgccgatgtcgtcgatgatacaagatcaagatggagaaaatgcgcttgaagattagaaagattagaaaatatgccattgatagtgaggcttggtatcattatgctattggatcaattgttaccttatttGCAATCtcgatcacatttgttgttgcgtTTGAAtggtttagctagagagttatttgtttgtcgcatttaagtgttgtatgaactatatatatatatgtatgaactttatgtatgaacttgtattaatttggtctttttcggtgttgtgtaatgaagatgagccgacaatggatgtatgatgaccgatgctctcccgagttcattaatggcgtacaTACTTttatgcttgccgctgaggcaaacaagcgggcggatggttttatgccttgtccatgtgctggctgtaagaattgtCACAATTACTCAACATCaagaccattcacgtccacctatttgagtccggtttcatgccccattataatgtttggaccaagcacgaagaaagaggggttatgatggaagacaatgaagaagaagaggatgacgacagctatcctggccatgggttccctgaatacgatgatacaacaatgtgggaagaagctagccggcaatgcgggaagaagttgaagaagaggcatcagatgagcccgctgatgatctaggtcgggccattgccgaggcaaagagaaactgcgcacgtgatttggagaagaagaagttgcagtgcatgttagaggatcacaagaaattgttgtacccgaattgtgaaactgacaaaaaaagttgggcaccacactagaattgctgcaatggaaggcagagaatggtgtatctgacaagggatttggaaagttgctggtaatgataaagaatatgcttccaaaggacaactaattgcccgagagtacgtatgaagcaaagaaggttgtctgccttctagggttagatgtgcagaagatacatac is a window of Triticum dicoccoides isolate Atlit2015 ecotype Zavitan chromosome 2B, WEW_v2.0, whole genome shotgun sequence DNA encoding:
- the LOC119362239 gene encoding isoflavone reductase homolog, translating into MEKSRVLVVGGTGYIGRRIVKASLAQGHKTYLLMRPEIGLDIDKLQMLLSFKAQGARLLEASLDDQPGLVAAVKQVDVVVSAMSGVHFRSHNLHLQLKLLEAIKEAGNVKRFLPSEFGMDPARMGHALEPGRITFDEKMEIRRAIEEGNIPHTYISANCFAAYFVPNLCQMRTLLPPKEKVHVYGDGNVKAIFVDEDDIAAYTIKCVDDPRALNKTIYLRPQENILSQNELIAKWEKLSEKVLKKIPIPSDEFLASMKGTDLANQVGIGHYYHIFYEGCLTNFDIRDDGEEEASLLYPEVQYTRMDEYMQRYL